One genomic region from Bactrocera tryoni isolate S06 chromosome 3, CSIRO_BtryS06_freeze2, whole genome shotgun sequence encodes:
- the LOC120771833 gene encoding dopamine N-acetyltransferase isoform X4, producing the protein MDNVLNVAGITQPKPPASTPYTVELITEKDKEAVLAMLRKFFFKDEPLNKFLDLGECKELEEYTLKCVKDNCSFKAVHNNGDLIGIFLNGLLKRPPPSAEPSEKAADSCQHAKFKKILALFDRIEENFNIFDLYPDIDVMVDGKILSVNSEYRGLGIAGCLTERTLEYMKEHNIPVMHVLCSSHYSARVMEKLGFHEVYRLNYSDYKVNDEVVFTPAEPHVAARILVKEIADVNRKSTL; encoded by the exons AACTCCATACACAGTGGAGCTCATTACCGAGAAGGATAAAGAGGCGGTGCTGGCAATGCTTCGGAAATTTTTCTTCAAG GATGAGCCGCTGAATAAATTTCTGGATTTGGGTGAATGTAAGGAGCTGGAGGAATACACATTGAAATGTGTGAAGGATAACTGTTCTTTCAAAGCAGTACATAATAACGGTGATTTGATTGGCATTTTTCTTAATGGACTTCTGAAAAGACCC CCGCCATCTGCTGAACCTTCTGAGAAAGCGGCCGATTCATGCCAGCATGCGAAGTTCAAGAAGATACTGGCTCTTTTTGATAGAATTGAAGAGaactttaatattttcgatttgTACCCAGACATCGACGTTATGGTCGACGGTAAAATACTTTCAGTCAATTCTGAATATCGTGGACTTGGCATCGCTGGTTGCCTGACTGAGCGTACACTGGAATACATGAAGGAGCATAATATTCCGGTCATGCACGTGCTATGTTCCAGCCACTATTCGGCTCGTGTTATGGAGAAACTTGGCTTCCACGAGGTATACAGACTCAATTATTCCGACTACAAAGTCAATGATGAAGTGGTGTTCACACCGGCAGAGCCCCACGTGGCCGCACGTATTTTGGTCAAAGAGATCGCAGATGTCAATCGAAAGAGCACGCTATAA